A single window of Anopheles moucheti chromosome 2, idAnoMoucSN_F20_07, whole genome shotgun sequence DNA harbors:
- the LOC128299218 gene encoding uncharacterized protein LOC128299218, translating to MTVSGLLWNCFLLMLLLGVLKAALSFYWPSIGEWRYDDLHPSLRYHESCRVKQLSVNAVFFIVYPCVLCYRWKTSNRWTLWTECSETEDFAQYVEYSREEEELLRHGMIRGRMIVQKEIVLAGGREDEQPCYRKYDDVDDCVVAVEKEPLERRTNPTECEPLNLSRDGEGMNNEEILLLKYPREDAPKRNAIFPSGEEEGNGEEISLISQPSKACDASSPALAGAKW from the exons ATGACAGTTTCGGGGTTGCTGTGGAATTGTttcctgctgatgctgcttcTTG GTGTGCTGAAAGCTGCACTCTCATTTTATTGGCCCTCGATCGGTGAGTGGAGATATGACGATTTACATCCATCCCTTCGGTATCACGAATCGTGCAG AGTGAAGCAACTGTCCGTAAACGCTGTCTTTTTCATCGTCTATCCCTGTGTGCTTTGCTACCGTTGGAAAACCTCCAATCGCTGGACGCTGTGGACGGAGTGCAGTGAAACGGAGGACTTCGCACAGTACGTTGAGTATTCGCGCGAGGAAGAGGAACTTTTGCGCCACGGTATGATTCGGGGACGAATGATAGTACAGAAAGAAATTGTGCTGGCTGGTGGCAGGGAGGATGAGCAACCGTGCTACAGAAAGTACGACGATGTAGACGATTGTGTGGTCGCAGTTGAAAAGGAGCCATTAGAACGGCGCACTAATCCGACAGAATGTGAACCGTTGAACTTGTCGAGAGATGGCGAAGGTATGAATAATGAGGAAATCCTCTTGTTGAAGTACCCTCGAGAAGATGCACCGAAGAGGAATGCAATTTTTCCCAGCGGCGAAGAGGAAGGAAACGGTGAAGAAATTAGCTTAATTTCCCAACCTTCTAAAGCGTGTGATGCTTCGTCGCCTGCTCTAGCCGGAGCAAAATGGTAG
- the LOC128297493 gene encoding uncharacterized protein LOC128297493: MTGEPMTARGAVAGRAPHLQPPHANHPLQALRTDDIEVQVLEQGIELCSSGSSERKPNVAGGPPSGSSGGPKPPTSFGRGGRMSLQPSTTTGTTSLVTGSTGLGAGANGPAPAGSRIASLKNPVGWVCCAPCIWLRSSSAVHKMAITAATLLVTSLLVASPILFLISAAPSQLPRDCFAADEDDCHPTPAPPPVCADPICRAAAISISSRMNWDVEPCREFKNYSCSTMESSLRAVKSAQELADTQMQQLLSLNTTSGIFRKLGRLYGSCLRQELNDTSIRRRLEQLGGYLHIGSVGPQSISPLVAKIQAIGPLPLIGIYYDLSYGRKPQSLLIIDGPNTPPNILENPVRWNGPRAPPYDVEEVPELLDELINTFLPLGLSGEQRLSERNLIFSFIRELNQIRRNYVQKDFTSSYVLNNVTALLNAHPFLAWSELVPSNWTGPIVIRSPEYLRQLRKLLLQYQNRVIHNSLLMLFALNTLPPGRPSPLVCTRATNWALPEVTSALFVAQYSEEVIRHAIQRTEEMFENMKQHLKRAPSLRGAALVRLSQLKVQAKVWPTLFNRTEIASVLDEIEISSDNWFENVLKIYEINNNRTKAVNFTVDSLQTAYAYPQISKVFYDTLSHSIVVPLSVILVPYFNPVLPPYLHYASLGTTLAKEILRSITKAFETKIMQCVPSAVSVFSNASRMELLIHSGALQIAYHTLLSLSGPIKGMNRLLGLSLTPPQIFFLISAQQLCAESDYGGIDVNSSDFDEILAWLISQGGSASDVFQCHSTTKLSYQKNCDIW, translated from the exons CCCAATGTAGCTGGCGGCCCGCCATCCGGCAGTAGTGGTGGCCCAAAACCACCCACCAGCTTTGGACGCGGTGGCCGCATGAGCCTGCAACCGTCCACAACCACCGGTACCACATCGCTCGTCACAGGCAGCACCGGATTGGGCGCGGGCGCTAATGGGCCGGCGCCTGCCGGATCTCGGATAGCATCGCTCAAGAACCCGGTCGGGTGGGTGTGCTGTGCGCCGTGCATTTGGCTGAGGAGTTCATCCGCcgtgcacaagatggcgataaCGGCCGCCACGCTGCTGGTGACATCGCTGCTCGTAGCTTCGCCGATACTGTTTCTTATTTCGGCAGCACCGTCTCAGTTGCCGCGCGACTGCTTTGCGGCCGATGAGGACGACTGCCATCCGACGCCTGCGCCGCCACCGGTGTGTGCGGATCCGATCTGCCGTGCGGCAGCGATCAGCATATCGTCCCGCATGAACTGGGACGTGGAGCCGTGCCGTGAGTTTAAGAACTACAGCTGCTCCACGATGGAGAGCAGCCTGCGGGCGGTTAAAAGCGCACAGGAGCTGGCCGATACGCAGATGCAGC AGCTGCTGTCACTCAACACAACGAGCGGGATATTCCGCAAGTTGGGCCGACTGTACGGAAGTTGTCTGCGCCAGGAACTCAACGATACGAGCATTCGAAGGCGACTGGAACAGCTCGGTGGCTATCTGCACATCGGATCGGTGGGACCACAAAGCATATCGCCGTTGGTAGCGAAGATTCAAGCGATCGGACCGCTGCCATTGATCGGCATCTACTACGATCTCAGCTACGGCCGCAAACCCCAGTCGCTGCTGATCATCGATGGACCAAACACGCCACCGAACATACTGGAG AATCCCGTTCGATGGAATGGACCAAGGGCACCGCCCTACGATGTGGAGGAGGTACCGGAGCTGTTAGACGAACTAATCAATACATTTCTACCGTTAGGGCTGAGCGGTGAACAGCGGCTATCGGAACGGAACCTTATTTTTAGCTTTATTCGTGAACTCAATCAg attcgacgaaattatgtgcagaAAGATTTTACCAGCAGCTATGTCCTGAACAACGTGACTGCCCTTTTGAATGCTCATCCTTTC CTTGCCTGGTCCGAGCTGGTACCGAGCAACTGGACCGGTCCGATCGTGATTCGAAGTCCCGAGTACCTGCGGCAGCTTCGCAAGCTACTTCTGCAGTACCAGAACCGCGTGATCCACAACtcgctgctgatgctgttcgCGCTCAATACGCTACCGCCGGGCCGTCCGTCACCGTTGGTTTGTACGCGAGCAACAAACTGGGCCCTGCCGGAGGTCACATCCGCCCTGTTCGTGGCCCAGTACAGTGAGGAGGTCATTCGGCACGCTATACAACGG ACGGAGGAGATGTTCGAAAACATGAAGCAACATCTGAAGCGAGCTCCATCGCTACGAGGCGCAGCACTGGTGCGACTGTCCCAGCTGAAGGTGCAGGCCAAGGTTTGGCCAACGTTGTTTAACCGGACGGAAATCGCTTCCGTGCTGGATGAG ATCGAAATCAGCTCGGACAATTGGTTCGAAAATGTGCTGAAAATTTACGAAATCAACAACAATCGGACGAAGGCGGTGAATTTTACCGTGGACTCTTTGCAGACAGC ATACGCGTATCCACAAATATCGAAAGTATTCTACGACACCCTGTCCCACTCGATCGTAGTACCCCTGTCGGTGATCCTGGTGCCGTACTTTAACCCAGTGCTTCCACCGTACCTGCACTATGCCTCCCTCGGTACGACCCTCGCCAAAGAGATTCTGCGCTCCATAACGAAAGCGTTCGAGACGAAGATCATGCAGTGTGTGCCGAGCGCCGTCAGTGTCTTCTCGAACGCGAGCCGCATGGAGCTGCTGATCCATTCCGGTGCGTTGCAGATCGCGTACCATACGCTCCTATCCCTGTCCGGACCGATCAAGGGCATGAACCGGCTGCTCGGGTTGAGCTTGACGCCACCGCAAATCTTTTTCCTTATCTCCGCCCAGCAGCTGTGTGCCGAATCCGACTACGGTGGGATCGATGTCAATTCGAGTGATTTCGATGAAAT ACTTGCCTGGCTGATTTCGCAGGGCGGCAGTGCATCCGATGTCTTTCAGTGTCATTCGACCACTAAGTTAAGTTACCAGAAGAATTGCGACATATGGTAA